The proteins below come from a single Rosa rugosa chromosome 2, drRosRugo1.1, whole genome shotgun sequence genomic window:
- the LOC133731729 gene encoding transcription factor bHLH122-like — MESDLQQPHHKTQQHMNSSLLRYRSAPSSYFANVLDTEFNEPFFNRATSPETERILARFMSSQGGDGGGTEEIVPHQKVATDQQPQFLVPKVDNEAAMIQQQQQQQQQQQQQQSHINNYTSQGFYQIPSSKPPLPNQNMASSNEGASAAAYPMGSNQLPPMKTGGVTHSNLIRHSSSPAGLFANINIDVAGYAALRGMGNFGVTNSTNEEASFSPASRLKNFSSGPPPSTSGVMSPISQIGEKRMRSDNQEPTGSGGRFSEGHSNNYVSGFPIGSWEDSSLLGDDIIGSTTFRDDDDDVKTITGLSASETQNMEARSRPLAHHLSLPKTSAEMAAIENFLQFQDSVPCKIRAKRGCATHPRSIAERVRRTRISERMRKLQELVPNMDKQTNTADMLDLAVDYIKDLQTEVQTLSEARAKCTCSSKQQ, encoded by the exons ATGGAGTCAGATCTTCAGCAGCCACATCATAAAACCCAGCAGCATATGAACTCCAGCTTGTTGCGGTATCGATCAGCACCGAGTTCTTATTTCGCAAATGTTTTGGACACAGAATTCAATGAGCCCTTCTTCAACCGAGCCACTAGCCCCGAAACTGAGCGAATTTTAGCTCGATTTATGAGTAGTCAAGGTGGTGATGGTGGAGGAACAGAAGAAATTGTACCACATCAGAAAGTAGCAACAGATCAGCAACCACAGTTTTTGGTGCCTAAGGTGGATAATGAAGCAGCAAtgattcaacaacaacaacaacagcagcagcaacaacagcagcagcagagTCATATAAACAACTATACATCTCAGGGCTTTTACCAAATTCCATCTTCGAAACCGCCTTTGCCGAATCAGAATATGGCTTCATCTAATGAAGGAGCATCTGCTGCTGCTTATCCAATGGGGTCAAATCAGTTGCCTCCAATGAAAACTGGTGGTGTAACTCACTCGAATCTTATTAGGCATAGTAGCTCTCCTGCTGGACTTTTCGCCAATATCAATATTGATG TGGCAGGGTATGCTGCATTGAGAGGCATGGGAAATTTCGGAGTGACTAATAGCACCAATGAAGAAGCATCATTTTCTCCTGCAAGCAGGTTGAAGAACTTCTCATCAGGACCACCACCATCTACGTCCGGCGTAATGAGTCCAATTTCCCAAATTGGGGAGAAAAGAATGCGATCGGATAATCAAGAACCCACCGGATCCGGAGGTCGGTTTAGTGAAGGTCATAGTAACAATTATGTCTCAGGTTTCCCCATTGGTTCATGGGAAGACTCTTCTCTTTTGGGGGATGATATCATTGGTTCAACTACCTTtagagatgatgatgatgatgtgaaAACAATTACTGGTCTAAGTGCTTCAGAAACTCAG AATATGGAAGCAAGAAGTCGCCCTCTGGCTCATCACTTAAGCTTGCCAAAAACATCAGCAGAAATGGCTGCCATTGAAAATTTCTTGCAGTTTCAAGATTCTGTGCCTTGTAAGATTCGAGCAAAGCGGGGTTGTGCCACACACCCTCGAAGCATTGCTGAGAGG GTGAGAAGAACCCGAATCAGTGAAAGAATGAGGAAACTACAAGAGCTTGTACCTAACATGGACAAG CAAACCAACACTGCAGACATGTTAGATTTGGCTGTTGACTACATCAAAGACCTTCAAACTGAAGTCCAG ACGCTGTCAGAAGCTCGTGCTAAGTGTACGTGTTCAAGCAAGCAGCAGTAA
- the LOC133730208 gene encoding uncharacterized protein LOC133730208 has product MVRPLEVGGYTDADWVGSISDRRSTSGYFTFDGGNLVTWRSKKKIIVARSSAKAEYRAMAHGVQELLWLKMLLGELGFNLEKPMNLYCNNKAAISIANNHVQHDRTKHVDVDRHFIKEKFTNEITSMLFGRRIAYCIGLVSKGFNLLDRKNYGGTVGIKVDIAKALDTLNWQFLLQVLEQFGFSSRFRDMVHTILQSARLSILVNGSPHGFFSCARGVRQDDPLSPLLFCLAEEALSMGLSSLFSSGRVKSISLPRGCKLTHVLYADDLFIFCRGDVSSLNRLQLFLDSYGAASGQLVNKNKSTFYMGDSYSHRHKHVQRILRFKSGVAPFTYLGVPIFKGKPRCVHLQSIADKAKARLAGWYGKLLSMAGRVQLVHDIFQSLFLHSFSVYLWPPSLLKHLSACARNFIWSGNIAVRKMVTVSWCQVCAPKAESGLGLRDLRTLNRAALLTMGWSTLTLKSLWSSFACTRFSISCHMNNRYFGSSLWQGLKATLPIIFQHSRWLIGDGKSVLFWSDRWLDTSLLDKLQVNRFPKPLTTTIASFISGQQWSLPHRFSTLFPALVDEIHSLPLPIVLEDDLLIWEDSGNGFFSFSEGCNLLRPHFASNGPQAQVWRHFIPPRFSILVWCLLHNKLPTDDQLQRRGIPLVLFSAPHLPGYSRCVLDSQLLVSLGIQPVARKSVAPRLVLWHHPIFPWIKLYTDGLAKGNPGPAACGGQ; this is encoded by the exons atGGTCCGGCCTCTAGAAGTTGGAGGATATACGGATGCTGATTGGGTTGGATCAATAAGTGATCGAAGGTCAACTTCTGGATACTTCACTTTTGATGGTGGAAATCTTGTTacttggcgtagcaagaaaaaaattattgtggCTAGGTCAAGTGCGAAAGCTGAATACAGGGCCATGGCACATGGTGTACAAGAATTGTTGTGGTTGAAGATGTTGCTTGGGGAATTGGGTTTCAATCTTGAGAAACCAATGAATCTTTACTGCAACAATAAGGCTGCCATTAGTATTGCTAATAATCATGTTCAGCATGATCGTACAAAACATGTTGATGTGGATAGACACTTCATCAAAGAGAAGTTTACAAATGAGATTACTAGTATGCTATTT GGTCGCAGAATTGCATATTGCATTGGGTTGGTGTCAAAGGGTTTTAATTTATTGGATCGCAAAAATTATGGTGGTACTGTGGGCATCAAGGTTGATATTGCTAAGGCTTTAGACACTTTGAATTGGCAATTCCTTCTCCAAGTTCTGGAGCAGTTTGGTTTCTCTTCACGGTTCAGGGATATGGTTCATACAATTCTCCAATCAGCAAGATTATCAATTTTAGTAAACGGGTCTCCCCATGGTTTCTTCTCTTGTGCTCGCGGGGTTAGACAGGATGATCCTCTTTCCCCACTTCTATTTTGTCTCGCTGAGGAAGCTCTTAGTATGggactttcttctcttttttcttctggaAGAGTAAAGTCTATATCTTTGCCAAGAGGCTGCAAGCTTACTCATGTGCTCTATGCTGATGATTTGTTCATTTTCTGCAGAGGTGATGTTTCATCCCTTAATCGTTTGCAATTATTTTTGGACTCTTATGGTGCTGCTTCTGGACAATtggttaacaaaaataaaagtacCTTCTATATGGGGGATTCTTATTCTCATCGGCATAAGCATGTTCAAAGAATTTTGAGGTTTAAGTCAGGGGTTGCTCCTTTCACTTATTTAGGTGTTCCTATCTTCAAAGGTAAGCCACGATGTGTTCATCTTCAGTCTATTGCTGACAAAGCAAAAGCGCGTCTTGCTGGGTGGTATGGAAAATTATTATCTATGGCAGGCCGAGTTCAATTGGTtcatgatatttttcaaagtttatTTCTTCATAGCTTTTCAGTGTACTTGTGGCCACCATCTTTGTTGAAACATTTATCGGCTTGTGCACGAAATTTTATTTGGTCTGGAAATATTGCCGTTAGGAAAATGGTTACCGTCTCTTGGTGCCAAGTTTGTGCTCCTAAAGCTGAGTCTGGGCTTGGTTTGCGGGATCTTCGGACTCTTAATAGGGCTGCTCTCTTGACCATGGGATGGAGTACTCTCACTTTGAAATCTCTATGGAGTTCTTTTGCTTGTACGAGGTTCTCGATCTCCTGTCATATGAATAATCGCTATTTTGGTTCGTCATTATGGCAGGGGTTGAAAGCTACtcttccaataattttccaacaTTCCAGATGGCTCATAGGAGATGGTAAGTCTGTTCTTTTTTGGTCTGATCGGTGGCTTGATACTTCTCTTCTTGATAAGCTGCAGGTCAATCGTTTCCCTAAGCCTTTAACAACTACTATAGCTTCTTTTATTTCTGGTCAGCAATGGAGTTTGCCACACCGTTTCTCTACTTTATTTCCAGCTCTGGTAGATGAGATTCATAGTTTGCCCCTCCCTATTGTCCTTGAAGATGATCTTTTGATTTGGGAGGATTCGGGTAATGggtttttctccttttctgagGGATGTAATCTTCTACGTccacactttgcttctaatgGTCCACAAGCTCAAGTTTGGAGGCATTTTATTCCACCACGGTTCTCTATACTTGTTTGGTGCCTCCTCCATAACAAGTTACCCACAGATGACCAACTTCAACGACGGGGCATCCCATTGGTTTTG TTTTCTGCTCCTCATTTGCCTGGTTATTCCCGCTGTGTGTTGGACTCTCAGTTGCTAGTGAGCCTGGGAATCCAACCAGTTGCTCGTAAATCAGTTGCTCCTCGGTTGGTTCTTTGGCATCACCCTATTTTTCCTTGGATTAAGCTTTACACTGATGGGTTAGCTAAAGGTAATCCTGGCCCTGCAGCTTGTGGTGGTCAATAA